ATCAAATACACAATCGCCGATACCAGACTCTCCCGGGTTGCCCACACAAGAAAGGCACCCAGCAGTCCGACCCGAATCAGTATACCCAGAATATCACTGCGCGTCAGGCTCTTAATAAGAAGAAATCGATAGGCGCTTTCCTTCTTCCACGCCAATCCCTTGCCCCATCCGGACAGCCATTTCCGCGCATGGACACGCTGCCCGCGCTGAGGCACATTCACGAACCAGCTCAGCACCATCATCACCCGGCTCGCCTGTCTCTCATCGACGGCGATTAATCGCTCCCAAGCGACCAAATGCTTGACGGGGACTGACAAGGCGGCAACATACGTGAGGCCGAGCAGAGCCATAAATAGGAGGGCGCGGCCCGATGGATGCCATAACCAGGCGGCTAAGCTCAGCGCCGGAACGATCCAGCGGAGTGCCCGGTAGGCTGCTGCCGCGTTCCTTGACACCATAAGCTGCTCCTTCCAGCTCCCATAGCTGGATAGCAGTTTAAACAGCGTCAGAACAACAAACGTAGCGAGCAGCGGTTTTGGCGAAACATCGCTGCGTATGTATAGAGGCCATAGAATTAACATCACCAGTCCTAAACCGATGATTTTATAAATGACGCCGCTGAACCACGCTTTACGGAAGTATTCCTTCATCCGGGATTCCTGCGGAATGAGGAACACCGTATCCGCCGAACGCAGATACGTGCGGATACTGCTGTTGATCATGAGAGGCACAAGGAAAATCATCATGATCCAGCGAATCGGCAGATCTGGTGGAATATTCTGCAGTAGTGCGGTGTACCAGGCAGCGAACGCAATCAGAACGAACAGAAATACGACGGCTACCCCGCTCTGTATGACATAGCCCAGATAGGGGAAAATTTCACCCCAGAACTGTCCGCGTCGTTTGACATACAGTTCACGCAGATTCATTCGCCGTTACCGTCCTGAATCAGCACATTAAACAGCTCCTCCAGCGACATGCCGGGTCTTCCGGCTTGATCCTGAATTTCCTTCAGCGTCCCCTGAGCAATGATGCTGCCGCGGTGCAGCACGATGAACCGGTCGCAATAATTCTCAATCGTGGAGAGAATATGAGAGCTCAGTAAGACCGAAGCGCCGGACGCCTTCAGCTCCAGCATGAAGTCAAGAAGCGAACGTATCCCGAGCGGATCAAGCCCAAGGAAGGGCTCATCAATAATGTACAGCGACGGTCTGGCTACGAAAGCGCACATGATCATCACTTTTTGGCGCATACCCTTGGATAAATGCGTGGACAGGCTGTCCATCTTCTCTTCCATACGGAACATCTTCGCCAACTGCTCCGAACGCGCCTCATAATCTTCATGGGATACGCCATAGGAACGTGCCGTAAATTCCAGATGCTCGCGTACCGTCATCTCCTCATACAGCAGCGGGGATTCAGGAACAAACGCCAGGGCGCCGTGATAAGCTTCCGAATGCTCTGTGCGGCTCTTCCCTTGAACCTGAATACTCCCTTTTTGCGGATTCATCAGCCCGAGAATATGCTTCATCGTGGTACTCTTGCCCGCGCCGTTCAGGCCGATCAAACCTACCATCTCACCCGGTTCAACCTGAAAGGTTACGTCATGCAGAACCGGTCGGTTCATGCTATACCCGCCGCTTAATCCTTGAACAGACAATACCGGCTGTTCACTCATTATTGATCACCTCTTATTCTGAAAAGTCCGGTCCTTATGGATTTCGACCACATCCGCTGAATCGGACCCGAAAACAACATACCGGTTACAAGCTTCGCGTTTATAGAGTATTAGCTCCGTGGAGGCTTGTTCTTCAACCATTTCGGAGCGCCCTTGTTCTTGCGGTCCCGCTCCCTTTCACTCTGACGCTGACCCGATGCCTTTCCGCTTCCCGCCTTTCCATTGGCGCTGGTGGAAGCAGGCTTTCGGGCTGGTTTCTCTTTACGGGCAGTATCCCCGGCTGACCCACGTGGACCATGTCCTCGATCGGTTTGTGTTGAACGCGGGGCTCTTACCTTGCCGCCATAAAGGGCGCGTTCTTCGATCGATATGCCCAGCTCGCGATTGAACTTGCGCATGATAAACGTCTGACGGTCCGTTACGAGCGTTATCGCCATGCCGCTCCGCCCCATGCGTCCAGTGCGTCCTGCGCGGTGTGTGTAATGCTCGGCATCAATAGGAGGATCGTAATTGATCACCATGCCGAGTCCTTCGATGTCAAGTCCGCGGGCAGCGACATCGCTAGCGACCAAGAGCTTGGTACGCCCTTCTCTAAACGAATTCAGAACCCGGCTTCTAGTCATCTTGTCGGCATCACCATAGATGGCAGCCGCATTTAAGCCGAGGTAGTTCAACTTCGCTTCAACCTCTGCCAAATTCTCGGTGGCATTGACGAAGACAATCGCACGGTCTGGATTGTAATGCCGGACCACGCGGCGCAGCATGTCCAACTTGTCACGCTCTTCCGTCACAAAATAATAATGCTCCAGCGCAGACGGCGTCCGCTGCTCCGGATCAATCCCGATTTCGACCGGCTGATCCATCTCCTTCTTAACGAGCTCTGCCGTTTCCGGACTTACCGTGGCAGATAAGAACACCAATTGACGGTCACGTAATGCACTGCGCAGAATGCGATCCACATCGCCGGCGCCGCCCAGATTAAACACCTGATCCACCTCGTCCACTACGATCGTAGTCACTTGGTGCATTTTCAGTTTCCGGATTTCGATCAGTTCACGCACACGTCCCGGTGTCCCTACGATCAGCTGCGGATGCAGCTTAAGCTTCTCAATCTGACGCTTGGCAGCGGCACCGCCGATAAGACCAAGCACACCGATTCCGCGGGCTTCCCCGTAACGCTCGCTCTCTCTCACAATCTGAACAGCAAGCTCTTGAGTCGGAGCAAGAATCAATTTCTGGGCTCCCTTGATCTCCGGATCGATGCCCTGAAGCACAGGCAGCAAATAAGCAAGCGTCTTTCCTGTGCCTGTCTGTGAAGTCGCGAGCACGTCCTTGCCTTCGAGTATGCGCGGTATAGCCTCAGCCTGAACGGGAGAAGGCGTGACAATGCCAAACTCCGTTAATCTGGAGGACAAATCCTCGGCTATTCCTAATGTATGAAATGTAGTTGCAGTCATATGTTAGTCCATCCTTTTTTTAGATATCAGAAGTCTATCATTCCAAAGCGCGTCTGCCTGATATCGCTAGAAAAACCTTCCGATACATGTGGTTTGTTTACTTTAATAGTGGTGGTAGCAGGCGTGTTTCCTAATAAGTGTTATTCACTCTTTTTCATTATATGCCAAAACAGGAGTCCTCACCAAATCAAACATCCTAAACGGCGTGAACAGCACATCATACATCGTCATACGAATAGGCTTGATCACCCATCTGTTTAAGGCAAAAGAGAAAGAAACGACTTCGCGGCAGCAGATAGCGGAACACCTCGAAGCGTTGCAATTCCTATGCTGCGCTCGGGAATTGGCGGATGGAGCGGCACCTCGATCAGCTGACCTGCTTGCAATTCCTCGTTAGCATAGTCTCGAATGACAAAAGCCAAGCCAAAGCCGCTCCGGGCAAACTGTACCAGCAGCTCAATGCTGCCAAGCTCAAACTCGGGTT
Above is a window of Paenibacillus sp. FSL K6-1330 DNA encoding:
- a CDS encoding ABC transporter permease: MNLRELYVKRRGQFWGEIFPYLGYVIQSGVAVVFLFVLIAFAAWYTALLQNIPPDLPIRWIMMIFLVPLMINSSIRTYLRSADTVFLIPQESRMKEYFRKAWFSGVIYKIIGLGLVMLILWPLYIRSDVSPKPLLATFVVLTLFKLLSSYGSWKEQLMVSRNAAAAYRALRWIVPALSLAAWLWHPSGRALLFMALLGLTYVAALSVPVKHLVAWERLIAVDERQASRVMMVLSWFVNVPQRGQRVHARKWLSGWGKGLAWKKESAYRFLLIKSLTRSDILGILIRVGLLGAFLVWATRESLVSAIVYLISLMIIGLQLSALRKLHPESFWLHVYPLPEGTRRDNEGKLIFQVQLFWAVLLWLPLIPGILSAPGRILGTLVAGIVLVFLFRSAAARKSRREDDDDE
- a CDS encoding ABC transporter ATP-binding protein; translation: MSEQPVLSVQGLSGGYSMNRPVLHDVTFQVEPGEMVGLIGLNGAGKSTTMKHILGLMNPQKGSIQVQGKSRTEHSEAYHGALAFVPESPLLYEEMTVREHLEFTARSYGVSHEDYEARSEQLAKMFRMEEKMDSLSTHLSKGMRQKVMIMCAFVARPSLYIIDEPFLGLDPLGIRSLLDFMLELKASGASVLLSSHILSTIENYCDRFIVLHRGSIIAQGTLKEIQDQAGRPGMSLEELFNVLIQDGNGE
- a CDS encoding DEAD/DEAH box helicase produces the protein MTATTFHTLGIAEDLSSRLTEFGIVTPSPVQAEAIPRILEGKDVLATSQTGTGKTLAYLLPVLQGIDPEIKGAQKLILAPTQELAVQIVRESERYGEARGIGVLGLIGGAAAKRQIEKLKLHPQLIVGTPGRVRELIEIRKLKMHQVTTIVVDEVDQVFNLGGAGDVDRILRSALRDRQLVFLSATVSPETAELVKKEMDQPVEIGIDPEQRTPSALEHYYFVTEERDKLDMLRRVVRHYNPDRAIVFVNATENLAEVEAKLNYLGLNAAAIYGDADKMTRSRVLNSFREGRTKLLVASDVAARGLDIEGLGMVINYDPPIDAEHYTHRAGRTGRMGRSGMAITLVTDRQTFIMRKFNRELGISIEERALYGGKVRAPRSTQTDRGHGPRGSAGDTARKEKPARKPASTSANGKAGSGKASGQRQSERERDRKNKGAPKWLKNKPPRS